In Litorimonas taeanensis, one DNA window encodes the following:
- the obgE gene encoding GTPase ObgE, with product MKFLDQAKIFVKSGNGGGGCISFRREKYIAFGGPNGGDGGRGGDVWAVASRDLNTLIDYRYKQHFKAGTGIHGMGRDRAGAAGEDVIINVPVGTQIIDADTDEVLVDMTEEGQKALLAKGGNGGWGNARFKSATNQAPRKANPGEEGEERWIWLRLKLLADAGLVGLPNAGKSTFLSTVTAATPKTADYPFTTLHPHLGVVNLGPAERFVLADLPGLIEGASEGAGLGHRFLGHVERCAAVLHLVDASTEDPAQDYQTIRKELEDYDGGIEDKPEIIVLSKADIITPERLEDVKSDMEAVCGHAPLIISSVTNQGLKPVLSAVYQHVQKRREKEEAEREKKRVAEAVKRGEMEEQKGWTP from the coding sequence ATGAAATTTCTCGACCAAGCAAAAATATTTGTGAAATCCGGCAATGGCGGCGGAGGGTGTATATCCTTTCGCCGTGAAAAATACATTGCTTTTGGCGGCCCTAATGGCGGCGATGGTGGACGCGGCGGTGATGTATGGGCCGTGGCCTCACGCGATCTCAATACATTGATTGATTATCGCTATAAACAACATTTCAAAGCTGGAACTGGCATACATGGTATGGGGCGAGACCGTGCAGGCGCGGCCGGAGAAGATGTGATTATTAATGTCCCTGTGGGCACGCAAATCATTGATGCCGACACGGATGAAGTTCTGGTCGATATGACAGAGGAAGGTCAGAAGGCGTTACTCGCCAAGGGCGGTAATGGCGGTTGGGGCAATGCTCGTTTTAAATCGGCGACAAACCAAGCCCCGCGCAAAGCCAATCCAGGCGAAGAAGGCGAAGAACGCTGGATATGGCTTAGATTAAAACTGCTTGCCGATGCAGGCCTCGTTGGATTACCCAATGCGGGTAAATCCACTTTCTTATCTACCGTAACGGCGGCGACACCGAAGACAGCGGATTATCCATTTACAACTCTTCATCCCCATTTGGGTGTTGTTAATCTTGGCCCGGCTGAACGGTTTGTTCTTGCCGACCTTCCCGGATTAATCGAGGGTGCATCCGAAGGCGCAGGCTTAGGGCACCGTTTTTTGGGCCATGTTGAACGTTGCGCGGCTGTACTGCATCTCGTGGATGCCTCTACAGAAGATCCCGCCCAAGATTACCAAACCATCCGTAAAGAACTTGAAGATTATGATGGGGGTATCGAAGATAAGCCCGAAATCATTGTCTTATCTAAGGCCGATATCATTACGCCTGAACGGCTCGAAGACGTTAAATCCGATATGGAAGCTGTCTGCGGACATGCGCCGCTGATTATCTCCAGCGTGACAAATCAAGGTCTGAAACCTGTCCTATCTGCTGTTTATCAACACGTTCAAAAACGCCGTGAAAAAGAAGAAGCTGAACGCGAGAAAAAAAGAGTCGCGGAAGCCGTTAAGCGCGGCGAAATGGAAGAGCAAAAGGGTTGGACACCATAG
- a CDS encoding GNAT family N-acetyltransferase: MTAISVHLALPTAEDFVTLRQNVSWGAVSLEQAKMALNHSLCGVVISAGETTIAMARVIGDGVLNLYIQDVIVAEPYRGKGYGTKLLSDLITHLKLTYPDSISVGLMAAKNQSPFYESFGFALRPCSVTDAGMQSKLGALHSRLAKTG, translated from the coding sequence ATGACAGCAATATCGGTACATCTCGCTTTGCCCACGGCTGAAGACTTTGTCACGTTGCGGCAGAATGTAAGCTGGGGCGCTGTTTCTCTTGAGCAAGCCAAAATGGCTTTGAATCACTCACTCTGCGGGGTGGTGATTTCGGCTGGGGAGACTACAATCGCTATGGCCCGTGTGATAGGTGATGGTGTTTTAAACCTCTATATCCAAGATGTTATTGTCGCAGAGCCCTATCGTGGTAAAGGATACGGTACAAAATTACTGAGTGATTTAATTACGCACTTAAAATTGACCTATCCTGACAGTATTTCTGTCGGCTTGATGGCTGCCAAAAACCAGTCCCCTTTTTACGAAAGTTTTGGTTTTGCCCTTCGCCCATGCTCCGTCACAGATGCGGGTATGCAATCCAAGCTTGGCGCGCTTCATTCACGGCTAGCCAAAACGGGTTAA
- a CDS encoding GNAT family N-acetyltransferase, with protein sequence MREIIETENLVLRQLKDKDAMALSKYGSNFDIARMTGSFPHPFPLISAEFKIMHLRSMHERGLAYPYAITENGSDEMIGIMDLCRKSDEDTLEIGYWIAEPAWGKGYASEAGQAILAEADASLKPKKVIAGAFTDNPASHRVLEKMGFMPTGKTEMYFSMARMEKADSALFEREAVSIMNGG encoded by the coding sequence ATGAGAGAGATTATAGAAACTGAAAATTTGGTTCTACGCCAACTAAAAGACAAAGATGCCATGGCCCTGTCAAAATATGGTAGCAATTTTGATATTGCACGAATGACAGGTAGTTTCCCTCACCCTTTCCCTCTGATTTCTGCTGAGTTTAAAATCATGCATTTACGGTCCATGCATGAACGTGGGCTCGCTTATCCTTATGCTATCACAGAAAATGGCAGTGACGAGATGATTGGCATTATGGATTTATGCCGTAAAAGTGATGAAGATACTCTAGAGATTGGCTATTGGATTGCCGAACCCGCTTGGGGAAAAGGCTACGCTTCCGAGGCAGGGCAAGCCATATTAGCCGAGGCAGACGCATCTCTAAAGCCAAAGAAAGTAATAGCGGGTGCCTTTACCGACAACCCAGCGAGCCACAGAGTGTTGGAGAAAATGGGCTTCATGCCAACCGGAAAAACAGAAATGTATTTCTCTATGGCCCGTATGGAAAAAGCCGATAGCGCACTGTTTGAGCGCGAAGCAGTCTCTATAATGAATGGCGGCTGA
- the rpmA gene encoding 50S ribosomal protein L27, translating to MAHKKAGGSSNNGRDSAGRRLGVKKSGGQAVIPGNIIIRQRGTKYYPGTNVGMGKDHTLFAKAEGRVSFETKRNARTFVSVMPLADAAE from the coding sequence ATGGCTCATAAAAAAGCAGGTGGTTCATCCAATAACGGCCGCGACAGTGCTGGCCGTCGTCTTGGCGTAAAAAAATCAGGTGGCCAAGCGGTCATTCCTGGCAACATTATTATCCGCCAGCGCGGAACAAAATATTACCCCGGCACAAATGTTGGCATGGGTAAAGATCACACATTGTTCGCTAAAGCCGAAGGCCGCGTCTCTTTTGAAACGAAACGCAATGCGCGCACATTTGTGTCTGTCATGCCGCTGGCCGACGCTGCTGAATAG
- the rplU gene encoding 50S ribosomal protein L21 yields MFAVIQTGGKQYKVAKDDIIVVEKLDGEAGDKVDFGDVLLSGTGADVKVGAPLVKGASVTGEILEQRKAAKVLVFKKKRRQNYRRKKGHRQNETAVKITGIKG; encoded by the coding sequence ATGTTCGCAGTGATCCAAACAGGCGGCAAGCAATATAAAGTCGCTAAAGACGATATCATCGTCGTGGAAAAATTAGACGGCGAAGCCGGAGACAAAGTTGATTTTGGTGACGTTCTATTGAGCGGTACTGGTGCAGACGTAAAAGTTGGCGCCCCTCTCGTTAAAGGCGCTTCTGTAACAGGCGAAATCCTAGAGCAGCGCAAAGCCGCTAAAGTCTTGGTTTTCAAGAAAAAGCGTCGTCAGAACTACCGTCGTAAAAAAGGCCATCGTCAAAACGAGACGGCTGTTAAAATCACAGGAATTAAAGGTTAG